The window TTGATTGGATGACAACTAAACAAGTCATCTTTGCATGGAGTTGTTGATCCTTTAAATGAGTGAAAGGGCATTATCAAGGTACCTATCTTTTAAGTTAGGCTTTGCCACAAGTTAGGCcatcaaaattcaaaagttcATCACTATTAAAATCGTACTCTATTACATAATTTTCCCTAGAAAAGTTCCCTCCAGACTAAGAGAGAATGTGGCGTGAGGGGATCTTTAGATCCTAAATTTGGGACCACAGTACTATACTGAAGCGAAAAACAGTGCATCATTTTGGTCAGTTGACAAAAACAGTACTATTCCTATTATGGGACTAGATTCATTAGTCATCCAGTCTCTTAGAAGGATTGAAATTGGTGTTTCGAGTTCTGCCAATCTCCTACGGGAGAAACGGCTTTCCTGCTATCCAAAAAACACATGCAACCTTTACACTTGTCCACGTTTTGTTGGCCCCCTTGACTTGGCTCTACCGAATCATTGCTGATCGATAATTGCTGCAAAGTGTTAAGCTCCCTCACTCTTCCCACCATGGTCAACCACAGCCGCCGTCGCCGCCCACTGCTCCCAATCATCGGTCTCCTGCTCTTACTCTTACTCTCATCCATCTCCGCAACACCATCCCACCAGCATCAcctggaaaaagaagaagaagactcaCCTATAACTCGGTTTCAAGGCTACCTCAGAATTAACACAGTACACCCGAACCCCGATTACGCCTCCGCCGTCTCCTTCCTCAAATCCCAAGCTCTCTCCATTGGCCTCCAAACTAAAACCCTGGAATTTGCCCGATCGAAACCACTTCTCCTCCTGACATGGCCAGGCTCCGACCCCTCTCTCCCCTCCATCCTCCTCAATTCCCACCTCGACTCTGTCCCTGTCGAGCCATCCAAGTGGCTCCACCCTCCTTTTTCGGCATACCGCTCTCCCGATGGAAAAATCTTCGCCCGCGGCGCCCAAGACGATAAATGCATAGCTATGCAGTACCTCGAAGCAATTCGGAACCTCAGAGCCCAGAACTTCCAACCCACTCGCACGATTCACATTTCCTACGTTCCCGATGAGGAGATTGGCGGGTTCGATGGTGCAGCGAAGTTTGTTGCGTCGAAAGAGTTTGCGGATTTGAATGTGGGGTTTATGTTAGATGAAGGGCAGGCATCGACGGGCGAtgaatttagggttttttatGCGGATAGGTCGCCTTGGAATTTGATAATTAAGGCTTTTGGGATGCCTGGACACGGATCAAGGTTGTATGATAATAGCGCAATGGAGAATTTGATGAAGAGTGTTGAGCTTATCACTAAATTCAGGGAAAGTCTTTTTGATGTGGTTAAGGCTGGTAAGGCCGCAAATTCAGAAGTTATTTCAGTTAATCCAGTGTATTTGAAGGCTGGGATTCCATCCCCCACTGTGAGTTCATGCTTGGTTGATTTTTgggtttgattttattaatttgtaatTGTGGGTGGCTGTATTCTAGTTATAGCCATTAAAGAGTTATTTGTACAGGGATTTGTGATGAACATGCAACCTTCCGAGGCGGAGGCTGGGTTTGATCTTCGCATGCCACCAACAGCAGACCCGGATCTTGTGAAGATAAGAATTGCTGAAGAATGGGCACCAGCTATCAGAAATATGACGTACCAGGTGACTAATGATCTTTATCTTTACTTAAATAGTTGaccaatgatgatgatgatgatgatgatgatgatgatggatatatatatttaatcacCCCTCTGCATTTAAATAGGTTTTGAATTGGGTTTATCTGGTATTGAATGGAATTAAGACAAGtccatttatttttctagagTTGGGTTCAaaataagggtattttaagATTTCAGGATGAAATTTAATCACCCTTTAGCTTCTTTCTTGGCAATTCTGGTGACGCTTCCATTTTACATTGCTCATATATAATTTGAAATCCTATGTCAAATACAATGGACTGTTCAATTTTCATAGGAAATCCATATCCTTGATTGAATCTCTTGGAGTTCTATCAACTGGGATTGCTATTTGGGTTGTACAACCTGAAACAGAAAttattttatgcttttattattgtaatattaataatttacaAGTGGCAATCTACTAAATTTATCCAATTCAACTGATGTCAAATTTTGATTAGGTGACCATTATCCTAATGAAAAGAAGTGAGTTAACCACAATTCTCTAAGGATTGCATTTGACTGCATGATATGTTCTACATGCTACACATCAATCTTGTAAAAACAAAACATCCGTTGGGTTCCTACTTGTGAGAAAGAAGGCCAGCACAGGCTAAATCCCTTTTCATGATAACAAGGGACCCCAAAAGTGATACAACTGCTAATTGTTATTGTTTTACTCTATGCATAATGGtgtcttatttgatttttgagccTTCATATTTTTATCACTTTGTCATGTCTTTTTCTTAAAACCTCATTCCAAGTggaggttttgaaaatttttctttgttgagTACCgatattttgaaacaaaacgGTGTTCATGTGTGGAGGTAACAATGGAATGATTGTCTTGGAAACTAAGTTGATTccacaaaatcaatttttatttgtcttATTCAAGAGTTATGATATGTGTTTGCTTCTCCATTTAGGTAATTGGCATACAGGAACTTGTTCACACATGACAGCCTGTGCATTAGTTTCCAAAAAGTGTTTGTACACTTCATAAAAGAATCCTTTATCTTTTGCTTCAAAATGTATAATGGAATCTATTATATAGCTGTtactttcttctttgttttagtTTGCAGTTCTTCCACATGCGATGACGCtgattaacatatttttttatgtattacCTTTTTGGCTCATTCCTGCTGTGGTTTAACCGAGCAGGAGAACCGCATCTATGATCCATTCAACCAGGCTTATTAAACCATAATCCTATTCCCAAAACTTTGTTAACATATTAGAGTGCTGACGTTTATAAGACCCTGCATCACAACTATTGGCTGAAAGGGCTTTCCTAGTTTATTTCAGATTCCTGAGATTGTTATCTTGAGATATGGGATATGGAATGTTTTTCATTCTGTGAATGGTCCTTGTTGGATGGCTTGGAGGGAGCTAGAAAGAGCCATCCACTCTTTCTGATAAAATTGGCAAAAGTAGATCCGTAGTTGGCTAAAATTATAGGATTGTGTTGCAAATGTATAAGATCATATTTTGTGGTTAAtccattttgtttaattatcGAGTGTCATCTGTTGGAAAGCAAAAAGCTTCCACCCTGGAATAATCTATTTCTTTCtcagattttaaaattttcatctctGCAAAGCTATCTTGCTTTGTTTTCATAATTGCATAGCTTGTCCAAGCAGTTTAGTCCTTTGTTGAGTTCTTTATTTGTTTCAAGTTACTGTAAATTGATGGAGGGAACTTCATCTTAGTACAAATTAATGGAGGTTTGGTCACTTTATAGATAGAAAGAATTCTTGGGAGCCTATGTCCTCCCTGATACCATTGAATGGTGTGAATGTATTCTTGTCCACTCTTTTTAACACTAGGGGCACATACACTATTCAGGCTTATCATTGAATGAGGCTGAAAGAAATTGCTTTGAGCTTTGTTTCATTTGAAGTTTGCATATATAGAAAGGAAACTAGCATCTTTCTGTTAACCTTTTTCCTCCCATCATCATTTGGCATAAGGAGAGTAGACAAACATCTATACTATTTCTAAGGGGATGTGTGATTTTACAGAATCTCTGGAACATTGTAacttgtatttttttctaaGTTAGAATGAAGAAGGGGATGACTTTTGATCAGGATCCCAATGATAGAGATTGTTTTTTCCAATAGCCATGCTGCTTGACTTGTTTTGCAGTTTGAAGGCAGCagattgttattttattttattttttactctgACGGCCTGTATCATTTTGTGCTTTGGCTTTCATAATTGGGTTGTAAATTCAGGTTGGAAGTAATAACAAGTGTTGGGTTTGTTCATGCATATTAAATTAAACATGCACATAAATGaaagaacaaaatttaaatttcattgtaACTGACAGGAGGATATATTACTGTTCGTCTTAAGAAATATTCTTCATTCTTGCTTGGCTGACTGGCCATCAGGCCATCTGTACTGCCTACTGTCTTGCAAATGCATCCTATGGTTTTCCTTTGTCAGGGAAATACACAATATCTCACACATTACTCAACTCTACTCAACTAAGCCTTAAATCCCAACCACTAGGATATGATACACAAGTTAAAGGAGTCGAAGAGATTTTATTTATGGGTCTGAAATTTACCTGACCAATGGAGTATGTTAAGGTTCTTGGTACGGTGTTCCACATCTAATTGACTTTTTTGCTTTCTCTTTGTTACTGGAATAGACCATTTTGGTTTTTGTAGTTGGCTCCTGCTCCTTGATAATGGGCCTGAATAGTTGCAACTTGTGTACCAAAAATTACCAGTCACTTGATTCCAATAGAATCTTTGGATGCTGGAGAAGCATTGGAGAACCATGTTTAGCAAATAATATGCGAATTGAATCATGACATTCTCATCTTGTTGTGTTTGTCAATAGTACaatttatctattttctttgaTGTCGACTTTGTGGATTTTTATCATCTTCAATATTCTTGACCAATGATCAAGGCTCAATAAACTGGAGGTGAatccttcttttttatttactttttatgttttctgaCCACCAAAATAATTAGCATAGGAATTAAATTTTCTCTTACGAAATATTCAAAAGACCATAAGTGAAAGATAGCTCAGCACTTGTTTTATATGGCAGATAATTGAGAAAGGACCCATCAGAGACTACATGGGGCGCCCTTTAATGACACTGACCAATGACTCCAACCCGTGGTGGTCTATCTTCAAGCAAGCTATAACTGAAGCAGGAGGAAAACTCGCAAAGCCTGAAATCTTGTCTTCAACTACAGATGCACGATATATGAGACAGATGGGCATTCCCACTCTTGGTTTCTCCCCAATGACAAATACTCCTATCTTGCTTCATGACCATAATGAGGTTTGACAAGTTTGTGTATCAATCTTCAAATCACTTACAATCCGATATGCAATTAATCATCATTCTTAttctgctttttctttttcttgcagTTCCTGAAAGATACCATTTATTTGCGGGGAATTAAGGTTTATGAATCTGTAATTAGTTCTTTAAGTTCCTCTGTGAGAGCTTCTGCCTAAACATTCTTCACCTCAGAAGTTTCATTTTGGTGATTCATGGAGAGGGGCAATAATGACACACACACTTGGCAGGGGGTAACATCACTTGCACTGGACTGTTTTCTGGTTGTTGTGATTTTGCAGTCTCATCCATCGACTTCTAATACCAATCGCAGTGGCACCCTTAACTGATACTTCACTGTACTCGCCAAATGCCTAGTTTCCCCTCCCCTTATCTTATACTTTGTGACATTTAATAGTTTATGTAAAAGTTATATTTGCATCATTAACGTTTAATATGTTTGCCATTAGAGGACCATAATTTGAAGGTCACGAGCCTGCCTACTGAACACATACACATAACTGAAAATTTGTAGTttattgtatgattttttttcttcaaaatttttgaaatgggtATGAAGTTGCACTGACAGGAGAAGTCCTTAACAAGGACACATTTGAAATAGGTTTAGAAGGCAATAAATGAGCATAGAGTGGACctaggaaaaaggaaaaggctaTATTGATTGATTTCAACAGATTATTTCTACTTAGAACTTTCtcgagaaaataaaataaaataaaatttggacaCAAATAGATGCCTTTTTCCTCATGTAAAACAAGATATATGATAAGGTTTTTCAGACCTTTACTACAGAATGAATGTCATCGTTATTGTTGTGATGTTGTTTTCATGGGCCAGACTAGGATGGGATATGGTATTCCCTGGTTGTTCCTTTAAAGttcataaaattatattgtGGGTCTGGGTTCCTAACTGGATAAGGCACAAATCATGTAATTTGATAGATATGGATCAGGCAGTTCATTTGTTATCTTGTTTTCCCTTAGAATTAATGTTttgagtttctttttttttcttttttttctttttttttttgttttcccttctCTGTTTTAAATTGTCTATTGCTGTAATTTAGGAACAACTAGATAACTTTTGGGTAGCTTCTCACCATCAAGTATATGCTTCCATAGGCTCTTGTCGTGGTATTATCTTGGACATGTTTTGGATAGTCTGCTTGCTTGCAAGACTCATTTGTAAAGTTTCAGCTGCAAATGTATTTACATTGTGGAATCCTTTAATTGAAGTCAGACGTGTAGCTAAACTCATTTGTATTTGGAGAAATACAAAATACGAACCACAGGCTTGTATAAAGAGCAATTGAAGTTCCAGTGCTCTTGGAGCATCATTATTCTTCCAATGGAATCCAAAAACTTATTTAAGTTTTTTCAGTTAATATAATGTCGGTTGACTGCCAatacatttttgttttgaacATTCTGAATAGGCTAAGTAGCTGGTCtcaatgtttttattattgatgTAGTCTGATCTGAACGCAAAATCTGGAGAAATTTAGAAAACTCCACAGCAATTATGAACTTTTTCTTTGCCACTTTTCTGAATTTCTGTGGCAGGATCATGTTGCTGTTGGACTCGCAGTAGCTGCAGGGTACTCAGAATTTTCCCCAAGAGTTGATGCCAAGGTTGCACCCTATATTGAAGAGAGGTATCCCAGTCAATTGGAGCATTTGAGTgtcatggataaaaatattgaaggtGTTTGTTAACTTTGTTTACACATACATATAATACAACATTAATTCATGAAACCCCTTTTTTAAGTCCTAAAATATTTGTAGCTTAGTTGTAATGCCTTTGAGTCAACAAGTTCGTCTCTCAGCatttaaaaaaggaagagaaaaaaacaatgaCAACTAGAAGCATTACGGAAGCCATTACTATATGGATATGGTTATGATTGTTGATACCATGAACCTGAGACCCCATTCCTCTTCTGGGAACCTTCTCTCTTGATTCTTCTTAGGCCTACCTTACCCACACATGGATCTTGCCTCTTCATCTTCCAACATCCTTCAAACTTTAAAATCTTCATTGCATTTTTGCCCATCCCCCCAATCCAGACTAAACATATCACTTGTCACTTTCATTTATATGCTAGGTACGGAAGGTCGTGGACTGGCACCACCCACCacttcatatatataatttgtcatCTTCCTCTGCAATCACACACAAATGAAAGAACATGGATAAGAGGAACATGCATAATGCATCTTCATTTATGCTTGATGTAGTTAAATATTGTGGCGGGGACATAGTACAAatccattttcattcatttctcGGCTTCCATTTGGCATATTTGTCACGAATATCCATTTTCATCTATTGATttcatcttttacaaaattggTGATCCTTCTCATCGTATAAGAATGTGTGGAGCCTGGCGTGTCCGGAAGCACAGGAGATGAGCATTTGATAGAAAAGGCAGTGCAACTAGAATATCAGTGAGCTCTTTGGCTCTACTGCaacttttagtattttttttgcCATTCACGCTATAGTTTTACTGCAATTACTTTAGATGAATTCAAGAGTATAGCAATAAAgtatcttttagtttttttttctattaaaaaaaatgggtacCCGGTTTCAAGTTTTCACGGTTCAACAACCCCCCATCTGGTGCTGATCACACAGCGCTGCCCCGAAACGTCTATGTCTATGAGTTGGCTTACAGATTCTCTTTGATATTCATTTTTGGTGTCATCTTTGTGGGCCACGGTGGAAAAGGTCAAGCATATCGAGCGACTGTCCTTAACCCATATGAATTCATGAAATTTCCTAACAAGTTCCCCCATGCTCAAGCCCTCTTTAAATTCCTGAAATTGGGACAAGTTGTATATAAACAAAGAAAGGGAGTGTGGCCTGGGCATGTGAGGAGCCTTTGAAAAATGTCTATTACTGATCGTGAATCGTACTGTCAGCCACCTGACGGAACATCATAATAATGtgtcattaattaaattataatacatttttcttcatttatttgtgTTCACAACTGAAGGAAGGTGAGAGGAGGGAGGGGGCAAGTACGGATTGACGACACTATTCTCATTGCACATGTCTTACTGAAGAAAGCAATTCTAGGTTACATAAAGAAATAAAGTgtttcaaaataaatcaaaatgtgCGACCATAAAGGTAGCTAGCTAGCTAGCTAGctatctcatttatttttcttgctgTTTCAAACTTGGAACTAGAGATGAAGGTGCGTGCAAGCAATTTTGGTTGGCACTCCTTGACATTACGGTTACTGGAGTATTAATGGCTCTTAGCCTATGAGCCTATGAGCCTATGAGCCTACGAGAGTTACTGACAAGCCCATTGGGTCCACCACGGTATGGTCTTATTGGTCACGTCATGGTGCACGTCATGGTGAATACCTATTTGGCTTGGTAGCCAACCATACAATACATTCTTTCTGTGACTTACGCATGGTTGAACCATTAGTGATTGTACagcaatattattattattatacacaTGAAGTTTAAGACCAAAGCTCTGGTTTTACACACATTTCAGGGGCttcaaatttgtcaaatatgttGAAGATCCTCCTCTAATTTCATGCGGATGTAATTCCAAACAATCCGTGTGGGCAACCATGCAAATACTCTCCAGCCGAACCGGCGGCTAGACAAGCCTAGGGGCAACGCACCCTTTGACCCTCGGACAAAGTTCACAAAAATAAAGCCATATCCAATGGCATATAGTGCCTGAAATTGATATCAGAAAGAGCATTAAATTACCTTGCGAACCGCGAAGATTAATCTCCAATAGGCAATAATCCACCATGCCTTCAAAAGGAACATTGCGAAAGACTAAGAGAATCAATATTAGAGAAGCTTGAATTCAGTAGAAGCTTCTGTTACGACCAAGAACATGGAAAAATGTGGTTCATTGGGAGTGTGCCTCAATGTCAAAAGGCATATGCGGTAGATGTAATTAATAATGCAACTTCACTTTAACCATTTTAGTTGATTGGGTCAAGGGGATTAGCTAGGAATTACACTCTCGTTTCACCACCTTCCACTTCAATGCAGGGGGGCTCATGGGGTCCTTCTGACCTTGAAGGAGTCTTCACCTGGAAGAACCATCCATCCCCATCACCATCCATTTCTCTTTTGCTGCAAGCTTCTCATCTCCAGCCTGTTTGATAACGTATTAACCAGCCCCAAATTTCCAAACCCCTGGGGAAAAAAAGACTACAAACTTCCCTGGCTGCATTGAAAATTAATCTTGCAGTGGCTATAGAAAGTAAAAAAACCCCACTGTACTTCTAAGTTTTTCCttcttggttttttcttttttcctttttttttttttgtttttgtttttgtaatggTTAAGGAAAGCAAAAATGAAATGGTGCTACGCAAAGTGGCCCACAGAAAGCCTACTACGTCTACCTTTAAAAGGCGGTTGCTTAGGGTGTGGTCGTACCTAAGAGAATCCCATCAAATACCTCAAAAAACATTGGAGGGAAAGGGATAGCGAGCTCAAAGTCAAGTCGTGCAGGCGTAAATGCTAGCTAGGAAATGGTTGAAGAGTGAATCTATAATTTAATCATCTGCTGTACGTAGCTTTCtatatagaaagagagagagagagacctggCCATCCCATGAGGCCCATGCATGACGCGGTTTTGGAGCTGCGAGCCAGGCAAGCAACAGCTGTTGTTTTTGCGTAGGCATTATATCGATACTATTGAGACTGCGCGTGTTGAGTATTgtgttttctctttaatttttatgcATCCCACCCCACACCCCAACGCTGCTCAACCTTCTCTCTCCCCTGCAAATCCTGGAAGCTGCCTCTGAAGAATCCTATGTTTCTCTATTATTATATTCTATGATTATAAAAGCATATAAGATATggttaaattaccaaaaaaataaaaaaataaaaaaacaagaaacccagtTACCCATTCGCCTGGAATCATTTTTACCAAGTCCTGTTTCttattcaatcaatttttttttctggtgTCAACTGTGGTGACTTGCTGGGTAAGTCATAGGAGCTCTAGAATaaacacttttaatttattggggttagtttaaattttaatggtGGTCTTGTTTGGCGCAGATGGGATCCAGACTGCCATAttaatgaatttcatttttctaaatgttTACCGTGGTGGCTTTCAAAATGTTGAACCTTTTATTTCTTTGGAGTCATGTGGGTGAGTGGCTTTGCCAAGAAAGTCTTGCAACTATGCATTCCATTATCAAGCTTTTTGCTTAAATCTTCTTacttatatacattttttaattttccataCACCTTGATTATGATTGGTtatcaaaaatactaaaaaaaaagaaaaaaaatataatgaatttaaaataataaatacaaataatttatcaatttttagtttttatttttacatttttcttcaaaatttttgggaattttatgattatttttatttttttaacttgatATATAAATATCTACCGTGAGAGGACAAACAAgtcatttgaataaaaaagaggGATATTTAGTTCCTAGTAAATTAAAACTGGAAACCATCTGTTTCCCATATAAGTTACTGTGTAGCGACTAGCAACCTGTTTCTTTGACTGGAGGGATATGCCAACTCGAAAGCCCATGTCCCTTCTATAAGTATCCACTTCTTCTTCCTCGCTTTTAAGTTCAcattcctttcctttcctcaCATTTCAgcacagaaaaagaaaagttcacCCACAGGCTCATTGACATAGAGAGATCAGCCCTTCAAACACTTTGTTCATCATCAAAGCTTTCTGTATAAGCTCTCTTTATCAATGGTGAAGAGTGAGTCAAAGATCCAATCAGAGCCGTTGAAGCCAAtgtcatcaccatcatcatcttCGTCAACATCGTCATCGTCATCATGTAGGAAGAAGAAGTACAAGGGAGTGAGAATGAGGAGCTGGGGTTCATGGGTGTCCGAGATAAGAGCACCAAATCAGAAAACAAGGATATGGCTGGGTTCCTATTCCACGCCAGAAGCTGCCGCTAGAGCCTATGATGCTGCACTGCTGTGCCTCAAGGGCGCCTCCGCCAATCTCAACTTCCCTACCATCACTTCTTCTTACCATCTTCCTGATACTCTCTTGTCCCCTAAGTCCATCCAAAGAGTTGCTGCAGCAGCTGCCAATAGTTTTGCGGATAATGCCGCCgccgccaccaccaccaccaccatcccAACCACCCCCACCACTCCAccctctcctcctcctccctccTCCTCCTCATCAATCTCTTCGGCATCGACTTCATCTTCACCATCAGATCAACTCGATGACGATGTTTCAGTACTAATGTCATCCATGGCCAATGAACCAATGTCCATGATGGCATCATGGTATGACAACTTCGACACCCTGCAATCCCCAAAATACATGGACCAAATGTTCAGTAATTGTGCCTTGTTCAATCCAGTACCAACGATTGAAGATGACTATGAAGAAGGTGATATCCATCTGTGGAACTTCTGCTGATCAAAAATTCAATCCAAATCAAGCAAACcccatttattattatcattattaatccAGTTGTATTCATTGATGATCTTCAGCAGATTGCTTGAAGATATTACTGACAGTGACCGAAATTCATATATTAGTGTATGTGAGAGTTAATAATTAGGAGAAGAAAATCACATTGAGAGAGACATTTTTTGGACTCTCCCTTTctataatattcaatttatatatgaattaatCATTTCTGCCAAGTGTGGTATATCATATATGTTGTGTAATTCATGGTCCTCCATCATAGTAAAATATGTCCAGGAAGAAATCTATTTCCTTAAATATGGTCCCCCTCCTTAAATGTTATGATTTCTTTGTACGTCATATTAAACTTGGATGATTATAATCTCCTACTTTTGTATCATTGAGAAAGGGGttgtcaaaaatgtttttatgttGACTTCCACTCCAAAACAAGGTGTAAAAGTGCctcttctccttttccttttccaacCAAGTATCATCATTTCTATTTTCACCATACCCACAGAACAACTTGAAGATAGAAAAGGACTCTTCCCTGAAAAGAGTGTCGTGTTGAAAGAGCTTAGACCATCCACACTAAAGGGGTATGAATCTAGAGTTTTTATGTTTCGAAATGATCATTTTGTACACGGAATTGGTGAATAGTGGAGATGATGGAATCAGAGTGTGATCTATGATCTATCTCGATCAATATGTTTTGGACAAATTTTGAGCCCAGCCAAAGCTTTGAACTACTGGGCTCAGGTCATATAGCACATGACATGTCCTCTTCTGCCATGGTTGATAGAAATGGGGTCCCATCCTTCGATGTCCTTTTACAATGTATTTGGTCTCTTCAAGTTCTTCTCCATGCCCATTTGGCCATTCCATTCAGTTTGGTAATaattaacaattattaaaaaaaagaagaagaaaaagaaaaaaacccagaaagaaaaaagggaaggaaagaggaaaaaagaaagaacagaCCTCGTTGCCAAGGAACTGGGTTAAGAGATTTGAGCACATGGCTCCCCTAAATGTTTATAATGGACAGACACATCACATGATCTCAAGGcattaataaaacaaaaccaCACTATTTTCCTAGTATATTATACCATAATTCTGTTGATATTAAGGGCGCATTGGCCTTCATATTCCAATGAATCATCTGGCAGTGTGCGCTGAATAGTAACCTTTTTGGAACTATGTGCTTAAATTTTGTAATGAAACATGGATATGTCATAGTATAAGCCGAAAACACATATGGTTTTGTGTTATGTCTTCTAAGTATTTCCACATATTGCATGCATCATATTGTTATTTGTATTCCAAGAACCGTCCAAAAACCATCCATAAATTGGATTTTGGAAGTATGCAAAGGGTATGGGCCTCAGATTCGTCAATTGGAAGTATGCAAAAAGCTGTGGGCATAGAATTCCAACTTGTATACGTGTAAGTTCCATGTGACATAAATTTTCATCGGATTTCCGAGAGCCGCTTTAGGAACATTCAAGAGCAATTTCAAGTACAAGAGTTTCACTCGGAACAAGAATGGGCCTCCCAAAATCAAAGCCCAATCCAGGACACAGTCCAAGCCCATAAAACCCAAAACCACCTCCCAAAACCCTAGCCCAATAACAGTTCCGGGTTTTAGCCCAAGATTAAGAAAAACGCATCTCTGCGAGTCTTCGCTGTTCCATTTCTACTTTCTTCTCTCCTGCAATTCGAACAATTCACATTGGCGAGAGACGCAGAGAGTAACCTGAATGGGGCATTCCAAGGACCAGTTGCTTGCGCGTTTACAGGTTAGAGTTATTCCAACCAATCAGCTCATGTTTTGCCTTTGATCTGGATCTCAAACTGAGATGATAATTGTTTGTAGTTCAATTAGTGTTGCCAGTTTCTGAATTTCTTGGAATAgtaaactatatatatttaaga is drawn from Vitis riparia cultivar Riparia Gloire de Montpellier isolate 1030 chromosome 18, EGFV_Vit.rip_1.0, whole genome shotgun sequence and contains these coding sequences:
- the LOC117907427 gene encoding ethylene-responsive transcription factor ERF014-like, with protein sequence MVKSESKIQSEPLKPMSSPSSSSSTSSSSSCRKKKYKGVRMRSWGSWVSEIRAPNQKTRIWLGSYSTPEAAARAYDAALLCLKGASANLNFPTITSSYHLPDTLLSPKSIQRVAAAAANSFADNAAAATTTTTIPTTPTTPPSPPPPSSSSSISSASTSSSPSDQLDDDVSVLMSSMANEPMSMMASWYDNFDTLQSPKYMDQMFSNCALFNPVPTIEDDYEEGDIHLWNFC
- the LOC117907410 gene encoding aminoacylase-1; amino-acid sequence: MVNHSRRRRPLLPIIGLLLLLLLSSISATPSHQHHLEKEEEDSPITRFQGYLRINTVHPNPDYASAVSFLKSQALSIGLQTKTLEFARSKPLLLLTWPGSDPSLPSILLNSHLDSVPVEPSKWLHPPFSAYRSPDGKIFARGAQDDKCIAMQYLEAIRNLRAQNFQPTRTIHISYVPDEEIGGFDGAAKFVASKEFADLNVGFMLDEGQASTGDEFRVFYADRSPWNLIIKAFGMPGHGSRLYDNSAMENLMKSVELITKFRESLFDVVKAGKAANSEVISVNPVYLKAGIPSPTGFVMNMQPSEAEAGFDLRMPPTADPDLVKIRIAEEWAPAIRNMTYQIIEKGPIRDYMGRPLMTLTNDSNPWWSIFKQAITEAGGKLAKPEILSSTTDARYMRQMGIPTLGFSPMTNTPILLHDHNEFLKDTIYLRGIKVYESVISSLSSSVRASA